A region of Phosphitispora fastidiosa DNA encodes the following proteins:
- a CDS encoding DUF4430 domain-containing protein, with product MKRFWVLVIALAFIFGAAGCSSGDSGKEALDTAGAAVAQKGGNSSNETGSGAGGVSSANANGQAQDTSAAVGSASGTAAAGASGGGVSGKTARDNSGSAAGSPQDKPAGAVSAQEPDGTAKNESEATGDKAALWVTQNFSSSVLLDKQIAVNRNVSVLDIVKANLEVDTAYGGGFINAINGLQSGYTGKLFGGRKMDWFYWVNGIMVAEGAGDYIPLSGDRIWWDYHDWGSGSFVTAVVGAYPQPFVNGFDGRNEGTLVAFAPGSEAQAEKVAGALRRQGAPRVALSALSGVDPAKRSKMTVIVGLWPELEKGSFFAELNENSRKTGIYVDFAKDSFTALDYERNEAGVYKAGTGAVVATGRGLGDRYPLWLVTGVDATGLNSAVSIICDSPAQLSRKVGVLVTGGRVKAVPE from the coding sequence ATGAAGAGGTTTTGGGTTTTAGTGATTGCACTTGCTTTCATATTTGGCGCTGCGGGATGCAGTTCCGGGGATTCCGGGAAGGAAGCTTTGGACACTGCAGGGGCTGCGGTAGCTCAAAAAGGCGGGAACTCTTCTAATGAAACAGGCTCGGGTGCCGGTGGAGTCTCTTCAGCAAATGCCAACGGTCAGGCGCAGGACACTTCAGCGGCGGTGGGCAGTGCATCCGGAACAGCGGCTGCGGGGGCTTCCGGTGGAGGAGTCTCCGGCAAGACAGCTAGGGATAACTCCGGATCTGCAGCGGGCAGTCCGCAAGATAAGCCTGCTGGGGCAGTATCCGCACAAGAACCCGATGGCACGGCAAAAAACGAGTCTGAGGCGACAGGAGACAAAGCAGCCCTTTGGGTGACCCAGAATTTTTCTTCATCAGTTTTACTTGATAAACAGATTGCAGTTAACCGGAACGTTTCTGTATTGGATATTGTCAAAGCAAACCTTGAGGTTGATACGGCCTATGGCGGAGGCTTCATAAACGCCATTAACGGCCTGCAGTCAGGCTATACCGGAAAGCTGTTCGGCGGTAGGAAAATGGATTGGTTTTACTGGGTAAATGGGATTATGGTGGCTGAAGGGGCAGGTGACTACATCCCCCTGTCAGGAGACCGGATATGGTGGGACTATCATGACTGGGGCTCCGGCTCATTTGTCACTGCGGTTGTTGGGGCCTATCCCCAGCCTTTTGTAAATGGTTTTGACGGCAGAAATGAAGGGACCCTGGTTGCCTTTGCACCTGGATCTGAGGCCCAGGCCGAAAAGGTCGCCGGAGCACTAAGGCGCCAGGGGGCGCCACGGGTAGCCTTATCAGCGTTGTCCGGTGTTGACCCTGCCAAAAGGAGCAAGATGACTGTGATTGTCGGCCTGTGGCCTGAACTGGAAAAAGGCAGTTTTTTTGCTGAGCTCAATGAAAACAGCCGGAAAACCGGCATATATGTTGATTTCGCCAAGGATAGCTTCACTGCCCTTGATTATGAGCGCAATGAAGCAGGTGTATATAAAGCCGGTACGGGAGCTGTTGTGGCTACCGGACGGGGACTGGGGGACCGGTATCCCCTCTGGCTGGTAACAGGTGTCGATGCCACCGGGCTTAACAGTGCAGTGAGTATTATCTGTGACAGCCCGGCCCAGTTGAGCCGGAAAGTTGGCGTATTGGTAACCGGAGGCAGGGTGAAGGCAGTACCTGAGTGA